A genomic segment from Hypomesus transpacificus isolate Combined female chromosome 13, fHypTra1, whole genome shotgun sequence encodes:
- the mms19 gene encoding MMS19 nucleotide excision repair protein homolog, with protein sequence MMAADSALLVGLVEEFVSGQQDSKAEDTATGIKAGKFTILQLVEALGLSLTSSQPQTRARSVQLLSQVLQECYADLSEQEVEVLIAFYENRLKDHYVITPHALQGLKALTKCTVLPPGSAVSMLKSLFQDVHVQSLMLAERAHVYNMLINLMGSREQELKGLGADFVFGFVQSMDGERDPRNLLLAFQIARNIIHRNYDMGKFTEELFEVTSCYFPIDFSPPPNDPHGITKEELILTLRAVLTGTPSFAEFLLPLIIEKLDSDVQSAKLDSLQTLSACASVYEYKDLAEFLPGLWSSLRREVFQTASERVESTGLSALSALTSCLSRSVLNSDSEDSLNVFLDQVIKDCEHHLSEPDLKLVWPSAKLLQAASSASYRASYRVAAAVMPSLIEQYNNRTQCAHRRTLLEVVQGFVQPSKIGQLNTEDESVLNDFRASLCSVVFSALTESNAGLQVTATRVLTALAQHTGLLQQADVEQAVAHLTRLVLEEADATVSVAVMDCAGSLAKLHPAAFITNMVPHLKDQIFTEPMALGDGSTLSQEPSQHAVRQRCVSALAAVSSQPSVVQESTPVLLQVLSSAHTGSGCFSSEEVVSVCHSLQRIAEQAQDTEETSHVFHDIIIPRLLGLALQAALQGEGHAGPRSPLVEESIILAMVPVISTTCARLQPALASQTASRAVSLFLDGDVSFLPDNAFPDHIQLLKKQSQYWSQSQMVCLLMACVCSLPRSVEVPQMDRLLAELEELSCSNNHPLSYTSAAKCYAGLVNKSPPGDSLESLIERTMKRVCSELDSPSSPQHTQALTLLLWVAKALLLRYHPLSTTLTDKLFSLLSDSELGTLAADGFSLLMSDSVDILNRGCHADVRIMYRQRFFTENSAKLVQGFNSAPAEKKSCYLKALSHIVNNLPRQVQLSELPALLPLLLEALSCPDQGVQLSTLSCLQPVLLDPPSALVTQLEALVSRLLALTSSPAMKVRIASLRCIHAVSRFPEHEVMPFRTRVLRALAAPLGDNKRLVRSEAVKARGEWFLLGSPGGR encoded by the exons atGATGGCTGCGGACAGTGCCTTGTTAGTGGGCTTGGTAGAAGAATTTGTATCGGGACAACAGGACAGCAAGGCAGAAGACACAGCCACAG GGATCAAAGCTGGGAAGTTCACAATACTACAGCTGGTGGAAGCACTGGG ACTAAGTCTGACCAGCTCCCAGCCCCAGACACGAGCACGATCAGTCCAGCTCCTCTCCCAGGTCCTGCAGGAGTGCTATGCAGACCTCTCAGAGCAGGAAG TGGAGGTTCTTATAGCCTTCTACGAGAATAGACTGAAGGACCACTATGTCATCACACCGCATGCCCTACAGGGACTGAAAGCACTG ACCAAATGCACAGTGCTGCCTCCTGGGTCTGCAGTGTCTATGCTGAAGTCTCTGTTTCAGGACGTTCACGTGCAG tCTCTGATGCTGGCAGAGAGAGCTCATGTCTACAACATGCTTATCAACCTCATGGGATCCAGAGAACAAG AGTTGAAAGGTTTGGGGGCAGACTTTGTATTTGGATTTGTCCAATCAATGGATGGGGAAAGGGACCCACGCAACCTCCTGTTAGCCTTTCAAATTGCCCGGAATATCATCCACAGGAATTACGATATGG GTAAATTCACAGAGGAGCTGTTTGAAGTGACGTCCTGCTACTTCCCCATTGACTTCAGCCCT cCTCCCAACGACCCCCATGGTATCACCAAGGAGGAGCTGATTTTGACCCTGAGGGCGGTGCTGACTGGGACCCCCAGCTTTGCAGAG TTTCTGTTGCCCCTGATCATCGAGAAGCTGGACTCGGATGTTCAGAGTGCCAAACTGGACTCCTTACAGACTCTG AGCGCCTGTGCGTCTGTGTATGAGTATAAGGATCTGGCAGAGTTCCTCCCAGGGCTGTGGTCCTCGCTACGCAGAGAG GTGTTCCAGACAGCCAGCGAGAGAGTGGAGTCCACCGGCCTATCAGCTCTCAGtgctctgacttcctgtctgtctcgctCCGTTCTCAACTCTGACTCTGAAGACTCCCTCAATGTCTTTCTGGATCAGGTCATCAAAG ATTGCGAGCACCACCTGAGTGAGCCGGACCTCAAGCTGGTGTGGCCCAGTGCCAAGCTGCTGCAGGCTGCCTCTAGCGCCTCCTACAGGGCCAGCTACAGGGTGGCCGCCGCCGTCATGCCCTCCCTCATTGAGCAGTACAACAACCGCACCCAG TGTGCTCATAGGCGCACCCTGCTCGAGGTGGTACAGGGCTTTGTCCAGCCGTCCAAGATTGGCCAGTTAAACACGGAAG aTGAGAGTGTACTGAATGACTTCCGTGCGTCTCTCTGCAGTGTAGTGTTCTCAGCGCTGACAGAGAGCAACGCAGGGCTCCAGGTTACGGCCACGCGCGTACTCACTGCACTGGCCCAGCACACAG GTCTGTTGCAGCAGGCAGATGTGGAGCAGGCTGTAGCTCACCTGACCAGGCTTGTTCTGGAAGAAGCTGATGCCACAGTCAG TGTAGCAGTGATGGACTGTGCAGGATCCTTAGCCAAGCTCCACCCTGCTGCCTTCATCACCAACATGGTGCCTCATCTAAAGGACCAGATATTTACAG AGCCCATGGCCCTAGGTGATGGCTCCACTCTGTCCCAGGAGccatcccagcatgcagtgcgtcAGCGGTGTGTCTCAGCGCTGGCAGCGGTGTCGTCTCAGCCCAGTGTGGTCCAGGAGAGCACCCCAGTCCTGCTGCAGGTTTTAAGCTCCGCACACACAG GCTCTGGCTGTTTCTCGTCAGAGGAGGTGGTGTCGGTGTGTCACAGTCTGCAGAGGATAGCAGAGCAGGCGCAGGACACAGAGGAGACCAGTCACGTCTTCCATGACATCATCATTCCGCGCCTGCTGGGACTGGCCTTACAAGCAGCCCTGCAAG GTGAAGGGCATGCTGGTCCTCGTAGTCCTCTGGTGGAGGAGTCTATTATTTTAGCAATGGTCCCTGTCATTAGCACCACCTGTGCCAGGCTACAGCCCGC ACTGGCCAGTCAGACTGCATCCAGGGCAGTATCTCTCTTCCTGGATGGGGACGTCTCCTTCCTGCCTGACAATGCCTTTCCTGACCACATCCAGCTCCTCAAG AAACAGAGCCAGTATTGGAGCCAGTCCCAGATGGTGTGTCTACTCATGGCCTGTGTCTGCTCTCTGCCCAGGAGT gtggAGGTGCCCCAGATGGACAGACTGCTggctgagctggaggagctgagctGTAGCAACAATCACCCTCTGTCCTACACCTCTGCTGCCAAGTGCTACGCAGGCCTAGTCAACAAATCCCCTCCAG gtgaCTCCCTGGAGTCATTGATAGAGAGGACCATGAAGAGAGTGTGTTCAGAGCTggactccccctcctctcctcagcacacacaggctctcactCTGTTGCTGTGG GTGGCCAAGGCTCTGCTGCTGAGATACCACCCTCTGTCAACCACCCTGACGGACAAG CTCTTCTCCCTGCTCAGCGACTCTGAGCTGGGGACCTTGGCGGCCGACggcttctctctcctcatgaGTGACTCCGTGGACATTCTGAACCGCGGGTGCCACGCGGACGTGCGCATCATGTACCGCCAGCGCTTCTTCACCGAGAACTCTGCCAAGCTGGTCCAGGGCTTTAACTCTGCCCCAGCAG AGAAGAAGTCTTGCTATCTGAAGGCTCTGTCCCACATCGTCAACAACCTGCCCAGACAGGTCCAGCTCTCAGAGCTTCCTGCG CTCCTGCCCCTGCTGCTGGAGGCCCTGTCGTGTCCTGACCAAGGCGTCCAGCTgtctaccctgtcctgcctgcaGCCTGTCCTGCTagaccccccctctgccctggtCACCCAACTGGAGGCTCTGGTCTCACGCCTGCTGGCTCTCACCTCCAGCCCGGCCATG AAAGTGCGTATCGCCTCACTGCGGTGTATCCATGCCGTCTCCCGCTTCCCCGAACACGAG GTGATGCCATTCCGTACCAGGGTGCTTCGTGCCCTCGCAGCCCCCCTTGGTGACAACAAGAGGCTGGTCAGAAGCGAGGCCGTAAAGGCCCGTGGAGAGTG GTTCTTACTGGGAAGTCCAGGGGGCAGGTGA
- the zdhhc16b gene encoding palmitoyltransferase ZDHHC16B — MRSSWRWQFSRAMRLLLRWCRLCPRRGVGGASKPKRKLQELWSYFKLLLKSLYFNSLSNSDTLLDCVFEPVYWIVDHVTRWFGVVFVTLVILLTGSVLVIVYLFVLPIILSTYPLQWIVWHLSYGHWILTMVLFHYYKATTTSAGHPPKEKTDIPSVSICKKCIVPKPARTHHCSICNTCVLKMDHHCPWLNNCVGHFNHRYFFCFCLYMTLGCMYCSVSCKEMFIEAYNAVESYYQTPPPPYSFRERLVHKCVIFVWVLTSSVAVALGGLTLWHAILITHGETSIERHINRKEAKRLKESGKVFKNPYHHGRLNNWKVLLGVEKTSHWLTRVLLPSSHPPHEDGIVWDYTPMRKDPMAI, encoded by the exons ATGCGTAGCAGCTGGAGGTGGCAGTTCTCCAGGGCCATGCGTCTGCTCCTGCGCTGGTGCCGTCTGTGCCCCAGGAGAGGGGTCGGCGGTGCCTCCAAGCCTAAGAGGAAGCTCCAGGAACTGTGGAGCTACTTCAAGCTGCTCCTCAAGTCACTATATTTCAACAGCCTGTCCAACTCTGACACCCTCCTGGACTGTGTGTTTGAGCCTGTGTACTGGATAGTGGACCATGTCACTCGCTGGTTTGGTGTG GTATTTGTAACGTTGGTGATTCTCCTCACTGGCTCCGTCCTGGTCATTGTCTACCTCTTTGTGTTGCCCATCATCCTTAGCACCTACCCTCTCCAGTGGATTGTCTGGCACCTGAGTTATGGCCACTGGATCCTCACCATGGTCCTCTTCCACTATTACAAGGCCACCACTACCTCTGCAGGACACCCTCCTAAG GAGAAGACTGACATCCCATCAGTGTCTATCTGTAAGAAATGCATCGTTCCCAAGCCAGCTAGGACCCACCACTGTAGCATCTGCAACAC GTGTGTTCTGAAGATGGACCACCACTGCC CCTGGCTAAACAACTGTGTGGGGCACTTCAACCATCGCTACTTCTTCTGTTTCTGCTTGTACATGACACTAGGTTGTATGTACTGCAGCGTCAGCTGCAAAGAAATGTTCATAGAGGCTTACAATGCTGTGGAG agCTACTACCAGACCCCGCCCCCTCCTTACAGCTTCAGGGAGAGGCTTGTTCACAAGTGTGTCATCTTTGTCTGGGTGCTAACCAG CTCGGTGGCAGTAGCCCTGGGGGGGCTGACCCTGTGGCATGCCATCCTCATCACCCACGGAGAGACCAGCATCGAGAGACACATCAACCGCAAAGAGGCCAAACGCCTGAAGGAGAGCGGGAAG GTGTTCAAAAATCCTTACCACCATGGCAGACTAAACAACTGGAAGGTGCTGTTAGGAGTGGAGAAGACAAG TCATTGGCTCACCCGGGTCCTCCTGCCATCCAGCCATCCTCCCCATGAAGATGGCATTGTATGGGATTACACTCCTATGAGGAAAGACCCCAtggccatctga
- the vps35l gene encoding VPS35 endosomal protein-sorting factor-like has protein sequence MAAVQWHSRSRKYDAELQSCRLEVLPVEFGDYHPLKPITVTDSGKSRRGGRKGSTSSSSSSSSSVALDPLSSMLDGTDPLSMFAAASETPTLSHSSSTGDLGRKRREKEQEEDVGINFEPWSSKRGEILARFTTNEKLSINLYMGSDKGKAPSPGSSAVSEKVRTRLEELDDLEEGSQRELLNLSQQDYVNRIEELNQNLKEAWSSDQKVKALKIVIQCSKLLSDTSVIQFYPSKFVLITDILDTFGKLVYDRIWSMCSDPRPLSDSFTADEVNDTAKETCLNWFFKIASIRELIPRLYVEAAILKCNRFLTKSGIQETLPRLTAMIRGIGDPLVAVYARAYLCRVGMEVAPQLRDSLNKNFFDLLETFRQIHGDSVQNQLVLQRVEVPVYLTLYSPAINWILQCVAYKAPEALLTEMMERCKKLGNNALLLNSVMWAFRAEFVATRATDFIGMIKECDEAGFPKHLLFGSLGRSLACADPSEPERLPILNEAWKVITKVRSPQDYINCAEIWVEFTCRNFTKREVNTVLSDIIRHMTPDRAFEDAYSQLQSVIRKILTYFTDFSVLFSMERFLPFLDMFQKDSVRVEVCKSIMEVFIKHQLEPTRDPVILNALLHVCKTMHDSVNALTLEDEKRSLALLINGFIRMVSFGRDFEQQLSFCVEARATFCNLEPVLVQLIHTVNQLAMETRRVMRGNHSRKTAAFVRACAAYSFITIPSLTSIFSRLNLYLLSGQVALANQCFSQADAFLKAAVSVLPEVPRSISIEGKQRSSESFLLDFINNFLSTLLVVPDHPEQGVLYLVRGLLNMVQDYTWDDSGDAKIRVYISALPLLAAMSQESYLYSIPKVDSNETLYGGDPKFVAEINKLCETLIGQVLDHLKTLGREEGVRRQGSLAFSLFGYMLAHGDLRNNKLNQLAVNLWNLSHKHGHCDTRTSVRTLDFIKHQGQQLDMAHISDMVQRLTLQTRT, from the exons ATGGCTGCGGTTCAGTG GCATTCTCGTAGCCGCAAATATGACGCCGAGCTACAGAGCTGTCGTCTGGAGGTCTTGCCTGTGGAGTTCGGCGACTATCATCCCCTCAAACCCATTACA GTGACAGACTCAGGGAAGTCACGTCGTGGGGGGCGTAAAGGTAgcacatcctcctcttcctcgtcctccagcTCTGTGGCCCTGGATCCATTGAGCTCCATGTTGGACGGAACAGATCCCCTGTCCATGTTTGCAGCTGCCAGTGAGACCCCcaccctgtcacacagcagctcCACCGGA GATttggggagaaagaggagggagaaggaacaAGAGGAAGATGTGGGCATAAACTTTGAGCCCTGGTCATCCAAACGTGGAGAGATCCTGGCCAGGTTTACCACCAATGAGAAACTCTCCATT AATCTATACATGGGCTCTGACAAAG GTAAGGCTCCTAGTCCCGGCTCCTCCGCTGTCTCAGAGAAGGTGCGCACCCGTCTTGAGGAGCTGGATGACCTGGAAGAA GGCTCCCAGAGGGAGCTTCTGAACCTGTCCCAGCAGGACTATGTCAACCGCATCGAAGAACTCAACCAGAACCTGAAGGAGGCTTGGTCCTCAGACCAGAAGGTCAAGGCCCTGAAGATTGTTATCCAG TGCTCCAAGCTGCTTTCGGACACCTCAGTCATCCAGTTTTACCCCAGCAAGTTTGTCCTCATTACTGACATCCTGGACACATTTG GGAAGCTGGTGTATGACAGAATCTGGTCAATGTGCTCTGACCCTCGACCCCTGTCAG ACTCTTTCACTGCTGATGAAGTGAACGACACTGCCAAGGAGACCTGTCTCAACTGGTTCTTCAAGATTGCCTCCATTAGGGAACTCATCCCTCGACT ATATGTTGAGGCGGCCATCTTAAAATGTAACCGTTTCCTGACCAAATC gGGTATCCAAGAGACGCTTCCTCGTCTCACAGCCATGATCCGGGGCATAGGAGACCCCCTTGTGGCTGTCTATGCCAGGGCCTACCTCTGCAGG GTGGGGATGGAAGTGGCGCCTCAGCTGAGGGACAGCCTGAACAAGAACTTCTTTGATCTCCTGGAAACCTTCCGTCAGATCCACGGGGACAGTGTTCAAAACCAGTTGGTTCTGCAGAGGGTGGAGGTCCCTGTCTACCTCACCCTCTACTCACCTGCCATCAACTGGATCCTCCAGTGTGTTGCCTACAAGGCACcagag GCTCTGCTGACTGAGATGATGGAGAGGTGCAAGAAGCTGGGAAACAA TGCCTTGCTTCTGAACTCGGTGATGTGGGCGTTCAGGGCGGAGTTTGTGGCGACAAGGGCAACAGACTTTATCGGCATGATCAAAGAATGTGACGAGGCGGGTTTCCCCAAG CACCTGTTGTTTGGCTCGTTAGGTCGAAGTCTTGCCTGTGCAGACCCTTCGGAGCCTGAGAGACTGCCCATCCTCAACGAGGCCTGGAAGGTCATCACTAAAGTCCGCAGTCCCCAG GACTACATAAACTGTGCCGAGATCTGGGTGGAGTTTACCTGTCGTAACTTCACT AAACGTGAGGTCAACACAGTTctctctgacatcatcagacaCATGACCCCAGACCGTGCTTTTGAGGATGCCTATTCACAG TTGCAGTCTGTGATCAGGAAGATCCTCACCTACTTTACGGACTTCTCAGTCCTCTTCTCCATG GAGCGTTTCCTGCCTTTCCTAGACATGTTCCAGAAGGACAGCGTCAGGGTGGAGGTCTGCAAGTCCATCATGGAGGTCTTCATCAA ACACCAGTTGGAGCCCACCAGAGACCCGGTCATCCTCAACGCTCTGTTGCACGTCTGCAAGACCATGCACGACTCGGTCAA TGCTCTGACTCTGGAGGATGAAAAGAGATCTCTGGCACTGCTGATCAATGGTTTCATCCGCATG GTGTCGTTTGGTCGGGACTTTGAGCAGCAGTTGAGTTTCTGTGTGGAGGCCAGAGCTACCTTTTGCAACCTGGAGCCTGTCCTGGTGCAGCTCATACAT ACGGTTAACCAGTTGGCCATGGAGACCAGGCGTGTGATGAGGGGGAATCACTCCCGCAAGACAGCTGCCTTTGTCAGG gcATGTGCTGCCTACAGTTTTATCACCATTCCATCCCTCACCAGCATCTTCAGTCGTCTCAACCTGTACCTGCTGTCAGGACAGGTGGCTCTGGCCAACCAGTGTTTTTCCCAGG CCGACGCGTTCCTGAAAGCGGCGGTGAGCGTGCTTCCTGAGGTTCCGCGCAGCATCAGCATCGAGGGCAAGCAGCGCTCCTCCGAGAGCTTCCTGCTCGACTTCATCAACAACTTCCTGTCCACGCTTCTTGTCGTCCCG gacCACCCAGAGCAGGGGGTGTTATATCTGGTGCGAGGTCTGCTGAATATGGTACAGGACTACACTTGGGATGACAGCGGTGATGCTAAGATCCGTGTCTACATCAGCGCTCTACCCCTGCTGGCGGCCATGAGCCAGGAGAGCTACCTCTACTCTATCCCAAAAg TGGACTCGAATGAGACCCTGTACGGAGGAGATCCCAAGTTTGTGGCTGAGATCAACAAGCTGTGTGAGACTCTGATTGGCCAGGTGCTGGACCACCTGAAGaccctggggagagaggag GGTGTTCGTCGTCAGGGTAGCCTGGCCTTCTCCCTATTCGGCTACATGCTGGCCCATGGAGACCTAAGGAACAACAAGCTCAACCAGCTGGCCGTTAACCTGTGGAACCTCAGCCACAAGCATGGCCATTGCGACACACGCACCTCC gTGCGAACTCTGGACTTCATCAAGCACCAGGGCCAGCAGCTAGATATGGCCCACATCTCAGACATGGTCCAGAGACTCACCTTGCAGACACGCACCTGA
- the get4 gene encoding Golgi to ER traffic protein 4 homolog, which produces MMSEQEALKCSSARNRGGVQRVEGKLRASVEKGDYYEAHQMYRTLFFRYVSQTKHAEARELMYNGALLFFSYNQQNSAADLSMLVLESLEKSEAKVEDEDLEHLAKLFSLMDPNSPERVAFVSRALKWSTGGSGKLGHPKLHQLLAVTLWKEQNYSESRYHFLHSSDGEGCAKMLVEYSSSRGFRSEVDMFVAQAVLQFLCLKNKNSASVVFTTYTQKHPSIEKGPPFVQPLLNFIWFLLLAVDGGKLTVFTVLCEQYQPSLKRDPMYNEYLDRIGQLFFGVPPKQSSSYGGLLGNLLNSLMGSGDDEEGEEAQEDSSPIELD; this is translated from the exons ATGATGTCGGAGCAGGAGGCTCTGAAGTGCTCCAGCGCAAGGAATCGTGGTGGTGTGCAGAGAGTTGAAGGGAAACTGCGAGCCAGTGTAGAAAAGGGGGATTACTATGAGGCGCATCAGATGTATAGGACCTTATTTTTTAG GTATGTGTCACAGACCAAACATGCAGAAGCACGGGAGTTGATGTACAATGGCGCCTTGCTCTTCTTCAGCTATAACCAG CAAAACAGTGCAGCAGACCTGTCCATGTTGGTACTAGAGTCTCTGGAGAAATCTGAGGCTAAGGTAGAGGATGAAGATTTAG AGCATCTGGCAAAGCTTTTTAGCTTGATGGATCCTAACTCCCCAGAGCGAGTAGCATTTGTGTCCCGTGCCCTCAAATGGTCGACAGGAGGCTCTGGAAAGCTGGGGCATCCAAAACTACACCAGCTCCTGGCTGTCACTCTGTGGAAGG AGCAAAACTACAGTGAATCTCGCTACCACTTCCTCCACTCGTCTGATGGGGAGGGCTGTGCCAAGATGCTGGTGGAGTACTCTTCATCCCGGGGCTTCCGGAGCGAGGTGGACATGTTTGTGGCGCAGGCCGTCCTACA GTTCCTCTGTCTAAAGAACAAGAACAGTGCATCTGTGGTGTtcactacatacacacagaaacacccgtCTATAGAGAAAGGCCCTCCCTTTGTCCAGCCTCTGCTCAACTTCATCTGGTTCCTCCTGTTGGCAGTGGACGG AGGGAAGTTAACAGTGTTCACGGTGCTGTGTGAGCAGTACCAGCCCTCCCTGAAGAGGGACCCTATGTATAATGAG TATCTCGACAGAATAGGACAGCTCTTCTTTGGGGTGCCGCCAAAACAGTCCTCGTCATATGGTGGGCTGCTAG GTAACCTGCTGAACAGCCTGATGGGATCAGGTGACgacgaggagggggaggaagcacAAGAGGACAGCAGCCCTATCGAGCTGGACTGA